One Dictyoglomus thermophilum H-6-12 DNA window includes the following coding sequences:
- a CDS encoding nucleotidyltransferase domain-containing protein has translation MDKTINYLNEVEKAILKELKVKLLELLGSNFISMVLFGSKARGDYDEDSDIDVVIIVNYLDKDIKDKILLKVTELETKYGIVLSTLILSKEDFEYLKQRERRIALDIEREGIEI, from the coding sequence ATGGATAAAACAATTAATTATTTAAATGAAGTCGAAAAAGCCATACTTAAAGAGCTGAAAGTGAAGCTTTTAGAACTTTTGGGTTCTAATTTTATATCTATGGTTCTTTTTGGATCAAAAGCGCGCGGTGATTATGATGAGGATTCTGATATAGATGTGGTAATAATTGTGAATTATTTAGATAAAGACATAAAGGATAAAATTCTTTTAAAGGTTACGGAGTTAGAGACTAAATATGGCATAGTTTTGTCGACCTTAATACTTTCTAAGGAGGATTTTGAGTATCTGAAACAAAGGGAAAGAAGGATTGCTCTTGATATTGAAAGAGAAGGAATTGAAATATGA
- a CDS encoding HEPN domain-containing protein, with protein sequence MKEENIRISVKEEIERAKEAYKSANILFENDLIKDAISRLYYYALHMVRALLFTRGFEPKSHEGALRLLSLYFVKEGIFEPEIAHIFSRLMKYREEADYNPFYVFSKEDFLNYRKEAEILASEIEKYLAKVGLL encoded by the coding sequence ATGAAAGAGGAGAATATAAGGATAAGTGTGAAAGAAGAGATAGAGAGAGCTAAAGAGGCTTATAAATCCGCAAATATTTTGTTTGAAAATGATCTTATAAAGGATGCCATATCACGTTTGTATTATTATGCTTTACATATGGTAAGAGCCCTTCTTTTTACAAGGGGATTTGAACCTAAAAGTCACGAGGGGGCTTTAAGACTTTTGAGTTTGTATTTTGTTAAAGAAGGAATATTTGAGCCAGAGATTGCTCATATCTTCTCAAGACTTATGAAGTATAGAGAAGAGGCAGATTATAATCCTTTCTATGTATTTTCTAAAGAAGATTTTTTAAACTATAGGAAAGAAGCTGAAATTTTAGCAAGTGAGATTGAAAAATATCTCGCAAAAGTTGGTTTGTTATAG